A window of Acidobacteriota bacterium contains these coding sequences:
- a CDS encoding colanic acid biosynthesis glycosyltransferase WcaL, with amino-acid sequence MKVGYIFSRYLHLSETFILREMWELEQQGHEVAIYPLLRHGGKRHPRVAQLRAPVRWTPWAPLASHAYWLRRRPRTYLRTLAEVLWRNRSDGNLWRGAVAFWGKAVGIAEAMQKAGIEQVHAHYATHPALVAYIVHRLTGLPYSFTVHAHDIFCHRAMLPEKMRAAEFVIAISGYNRNLLEQAVAPPRPPIHVVHCGIEWSAYAALGAARPAAEPGGLRLLSVGTLEVSKGHRYLVEACAQLRQQEIPFQCRIAGGGKEYTRLRRQIQALGLAPQVELSGAATEEDVMQALSWANVFVLPSVRLRNGKMEGIPVALMEAMASALPVVASRLSGIPELVLHGRTGFLVGERDVAALAGALTRLQDARLRKRMGAAASRSVRAGFELSANVARLAGLWAAAHTREVAA; translated from the coding sequence ATGAAGGTCGGCTACATTTTTTCGCGCTATCTCCATCTCAGCGAAACCTTCATCCTGCGCGAGATGTGGGAGTTGGAACAGCAGGGGCACGAAGTTGCCATTTATCCACTGCTGCGCCATGGCGGCAAGCGCCATCCGCGCGTGGCGCAGTTGCGCGCGCCTGTGCGCTGGACGCCCTGGGCGCCTCTCGCCAGTCACGCCTACTGGCTCCGGCGGCGGCCGCGCACCTACCTGCGCACGCTGGCCGAAGTGTTGTGGCGCAACCGCAGCGACGGCAATCTCTGGCGGGGTGCGGTGGCCTTTTGGGGCAAGGCGGTGGGGATCGCGGAAGCCATGCAAAAAGCGGGCATCGAGCAAGTGCATGCGCACTATGCCACCCATCCGGCGTTGGTCGCCTACATTGTGCACCGGCTGACGGGCCTGCCGTACAGCTTCACCGTGCATGCGCACGATATTTTCTGCCATCGCGCCATGCTGCCGGAAAAGATGCGCGCCGCCGAGTTCGTGATCGCCATCAGCGGCTATAACCGCAACCTGCTGGAGCAGGCGGTAGCCCCGCCGCGCCCGCCCATCCACGTCGTCCATTGCGGCATCGAGTGGAGTGCGTATGCGGCGCTCGGAGCCGCACGGCCGGCAGCCGAGCCGGGCGGGTTGCGGCTGCTGAGCGTGGGCACACTGGAAGTCAGCAAAGGCCACCGCTATCTGGTCGAGGCCTGCGCGCAACTGCGGCAACAGGAGATTCCCTTCCAGTGCCGGATTGCCGGCGGCGGAAAAGAATACACCCGCCTCCGCCGCCAGATTCAGGCGCTCGGCTTGGCGCCGCAGGTGGAGTTGAGCGGGGCGGCGACGGAAGAGGACGTGATGCAGGCGTTGAGCTGGGCGAACGTGTTCGTGCTGCCGAGCGTGCGGCTGCGGAACGGCAAGATGGAGGGTATTCCAGTGGCGCTGATGGAAGCGATGGCGTCGGCGCTGCCGGTGGTGGCCAGCCGCTTATCCGGCATCCCCGAGCTGGTGCTGCATGGCCGTACCGGCTTTCTGGTCGGCGAGCGCGACGTGGCGGCGCTGGCGGGAGCGCTGACTCGCCTGCAGGATGCGCGGTTGCGCAAGCGCATGGGCGCAGCGGCGAGCCGCAGCGTGCGTGCCGGCTTCGAACTGTCGGCTAACGTGGCGCGCCTGGCCGGGTTGTGGGCGGCGGCGCACACGCGGGAGGTGGCGGCATGA
- a CDS encoding glycosyltransferase — MKKSLPPEAGRRTVLLVEFFSRGGVMHYSLQLARALAGEAAPDVSITLLTARHAEAAAPVGVRLLPWLATWNPHRAPRYLPRRLVRAARGLRYVWVWMQVLAAVRREQPAFILMTDLEHRCDGWFARKLRRWCRRQQPPVPLADIWHNVEAFERHQKGKLQRQLHWRIRLAQVFDTVFVHGTTLQAQFTELTGRGACAIPHGNLAWMAEQAGPDPGLNQRLRLAPQQPLALLFGSLSAYKGVEVLLAAMAALTAASRPLLLIAGMPTAVSQLQRWHDYVRQQGLEPWVRWDTRYIPLPEVAWYFRRADWVVLPYRAIAQSGVAHAALTFGRPLLVTAVGGLPELIDGNGILVPANDPAALAQAMERMAAAPQLREQWGRRSLELAYSRHAWGPIAHTVLAAAAPQLLPHPPTIPVETRNDPAGAAVHSCASTPERVRGDAHGLYL; from the coding sequence ATGAAGAAGTCCTTGCCGCCTGAAGCCGGGCGGCGCACCGTGCTCCTGGTCGAGTTCTTCTCCCGCGGCGGGGTGATGCACTACAGCCTGCAGTTGGCGCGCGCGCTGGCAGGAGAAGCCGCGCCGGATGTCAGCATCACGCTGCTGACGGCCCGGCATGCGGAGGCGGCGGCGCCCGTGGGCGTGCGGCTGCTGCCGTGGCTGGCGACCTGGAACCCGCACCGCGCGCCGCGCTATTTGCCTCGCCGGCTGGTGCGGGCTGCGCGCGGCCTGCGCTACGTCTGGGTCTGGATGCAAGTGCTGGCCGCGGTACGGCGCGAGCAGCCAGCGTTCATCCTGATGACCGACCTGGAGCATCGCTGCGACGGCTGGTTTGCCCGGAAGCTGCGGCGCTGGTGCCGGCGGCAGCAGCCGCCGGTCCCGCTCGCCGACATCTGGCACAACGTCGAAGCATTCGAGCGCCACCAAAAGGGAAAACTGCAGCGGCAGCTGCACTGGCGGATTCGGCTGGCGCAGGTGTTCGACACGGTCTTTGTTCATGGGACGACGCTGCAGGCGCAGTTTACCGAGCTGACCGGACGGGGAGCCTGTGCCATTCCGCACGGCAATCTGGCCTGGATGGCGGAGCAAGCTGGCCCGGACCCCGGCTTGAACCAGCGGCTTCGGCTCGCGCCACAGCAGCCGCTGGCGCTACTCTTCGGCTCACTCAGCGCCTATAAAGGCGTTGAGGTCCTGCTGGCGGCCATGGCCGCGCTGACTGCCGCCAGCCGTCCTTTGCTGCTGATCGCCGGCATGCCCACGGCGGTCTCGCAGCTCCAGCGTTGGCACGACTATGTACGGCAGCAGGGGCTGGAGCCTTGGGTGCGCTGGGACACGCGCTACATTCCTTTGCCCGAGGTCGCCTGGTACTTTCGCCGCGCCGATTGGGTGGTGCTTCCCTACCGCGCCATCGCGCAAAGTGGCGTGGCCCATGCGGCGCTGACGTTTGGCCGCCCTCTACTGGTCACGGCGGTGGGCGGGCTGCCGGAGCTCATCGACGGCAATGGAATCCTCGTGCCGGCGAATGATCCTGCGGCTTTGGCGCAGGCGATGGAGCGCATGGCCGCCGCACCGCAATTGCGCGAACAGTGGGGACGGCGATCGTTGGAACTGGCGTACTCGCGCCATGCCTGGGGTCCGATTGCCCACACCGTGCTGGCGGCCGCAGCGCCGCAGTTGCTGCCGCATCCGCCAACGATCCCGGTCGAGACCAGGAATGATCCGGCGGGTGCGGCGGTTCACAGTTGCGCCTCAACTCCGGAGCGCGTGCGCGGGGATGCCCACGGACTATACCTATGA
- a CDS encoding glycosyltransferase: MAPPRIVWILDQLGLGGAERLALRFAAAPLPWRIELVALQAAAPGALERLWGGQMAPLAGRVHHVAMQGLGDVGGWWRLRQLLAAWQPLLVHTHLRYATVWGGAAARWLGRPYVATVHLGPRPDRSRRQRLVAACERFSRRHAARVIYVSEAQRRSWGAVAARERAVIVGNGVGLPPAAPQAHPGQRRRLGLPQAATVFTTVAMVHAAKGWRTWLAAVEQIAPARPGARFVWVGGGEEWELLRAAAAASPAASQIRLPGVSSEVAAWLSVSDVFLFPSQEEAQPTAVMEAMAAGLPIIATRLPAIEEVLDGCGLLVPVDDADALAQAALAWSDSGNRVAAAAAAAARQRAAGPLSETRWCERMVQLYEEVLAA, from the coding sequence ATGGCACCGCCGCGCATCGTCTGGATTCTGGACCAGTTAGGCCTGGGCGGCGCGGAACGTCTGGCGTTGCGCTTTGCCGCAGCGCCGCTGCCCTGGCGCATTGAGCTGGTGGCGTTGCAGGCGGCCGCGCCGGGCGCGCTGGAGCGGCTCTGGGGCGGGCAGATGGCGCCGCTCGCCGGACGAGTGCATCACGTGGCGATGCAGGGCCTGGGCGACGTAGGTGGCTGGTGGCGGCTGCGGCAGTTGCTGGCAGCCTGGCAGCCGCTGCTGGTGCACACCCACTTGCGCTATGCCACGGTGTGGGGCGGCGCGGCGGCGCGCTGGCTGGGGCGTCCCTACGTGGCCACGGTGCATCTGGGTCCGCGGCCGGACCGGAGCCGGCGGCAGCGGCTGGTGGCGGCCTGCGAGCGCTTCAGCCGGCGGCATGCGGCGCGGGTGATCTATGTCAGCGAGGCGCAAAGGCGGTCCTGGGGCGCGGTGGCCGCGCGCGAGCGGGCGGTGATTGTGGGCAACGGCGTTGGTCTGCCGCCGGCGGCGCCGCAGGCGCACCCCGGGCAGCGGCGCCGTCTGGGCCTGCCGCAGGCGGCGACGGTGTTTACCACCGTCGCCATGGTGCATGCCGCTAAGGGCTGGCGCACCTGGCTGGCGGCGGTCGAGCAGATCGCACCCGCCCGGCCGGGCGCGCGCTTTGTGTGGGTGGGAGGCGGCGAGGAATGGGAGCTGCTGCGCGCCGCGGCGGCGGCATCCCCGGCCGCAAGCCAAATCCGGTTGCCGGGCGTGTCGAGTGAGGTCGCCGCCTGGCTCAGCGTCAGCGACGTGTTTCTGTTTCCCTCGCAGGAGGAAGCCCAGCCGACGGCCGTGATGGAAGCGATGGCAGCCGGTCTGCCTATCATCGCCACCCGTCTGCCGGCAATCGAGGAGGTCCTGGACGGCTGCGGCCTGCTGGTTCCGGTCGATGATGCAGACGCCCTGGCGCAGGCAGCGCTGGCCTGGAGCGACTCCGGCAACCGCGTGGCCGCAGCAGCAGCCGCGGCGGCGCGGCAGCGGGCCGCCGGGCCGCTGAGCGAAACCCGTTGGTGTGAGCGCATGGTGCAGCTTTATGAAGAAGTCCTTGCCGCCTGA
- a CDS encoding GNAT family N-acetyltransferase, producing the protein MERGWKQLQRSTGPANPFLSWEWQSAWAAAMGYPAVVVAAPFVDGRFAGLLALQRRQRRGLGQLEFLGQDSGADELDCLLHPEAPPETAARLLQAALNQRHWRLLRLESADAAGALAGLFPGERRERAALLPTLTLPGSLDVLLAGHSANFRSEVRRRRRRFAAHWPQALVECADTPRAIQRALEHLFRLHNLRRAQKDGTGIFESSRIRTFHLRAAGALAAEGVARVYLLRSGDAVLAALYGFEAGTAPARRFLYFQSGFDPAVTPLSPGTVLLSAVIEDCMARGLQRFDFLRGEEPYKFRWTCEGHASVRLLGSRGAAGAVWMRLRREKQRLQRLAA; encoded by the coding sequence ATGGAGCGCGGTTGGAAACAGTTGCAGCGCAGCACCGGCCCGGCGAATCCGTTTTTGAGCTGGGAATGGCAAAGTGCCTGGGCAGCCGCCATGGGGTATCCGGCCGTTGTCGTGGCGGCGCCGTTTGTCGATGGCCGCTTCGCCGGGTTGCTGGCCTTGCAGCGCCGGCAGCGCCGGGGGTTGGGGCAACTGGAGTTTCTGGGCCAGGACAGCGGCGCCGACGAGCTGGATTGCCTGCTACACCCAGAGGCGCCGCCGGAAACCGCAGCGCGTCTGTTACAGGCGGCGCTCAATCAGCGGCACTGGCGCCTATTGCGGCTGGAATCGGCCGATGCGGCCGGCGCGCTGGCCGGGCTCTTTCCCGGCGAGCGCCGGGAGCGTGCGGCGCTGCTGCCCACGCTGACCCTGCCCGGCAGTCTGGACGTGCTGCTCGCCGGACATAGCGCCAACTTCCGTTCGGAGGTGCGGCGGCGGCGGCGGCGCTTCGCCGCCCACTGGCCTCAGGCGCTGGTCGAGTGCGCGGACACACCCAGAGCCATTCAGCGGGCTCTGGAGCACCTGTTTCGCCTCCACAACCTGCGCCGGGCCCAGAAGGACGGCACCGGCATTTTCGAATCCTCGCGCATTCGTACCTTCCATTTGCGCGCGGCGGGGGCGCTCGCGGCGGAGGGCGTGGCCCGAGTGTACCTGCTGCGCAGCGGCGACGCCGTTCTGGCAGCCCTCTACGGGTTCGAAGCCGGCACAGCCCCGGCACGGCGCTTCCTGTATTTCCAAAGCGGATTTGATCCTGCCGTTACCCCCCTCAGTCCGGGCACCGTGCTGCTCAGCGCGGTCATCGAAGACTGCATGGCGCGAGGCTTGCAGCGCTTTGATTTTCTGCGCGGCGAAGAGCCGTATAAGTTCCGCTGGACCTGCGAGGGGCATGCGAGTGTTCGCCTCCTGGGCAGCCGGGGCGCAGCCGGAGCCGTCTGGATGCGCCTGCGCCGGGAAAAACAGCGGCTGCAAAGGCTGGCGGCATGA
- a CDS encoding glycosyltransferase — protein MTGMGLLGATLLLLGLAALAMIWLGYPLLIAAGARWRPWRWRLTPLEAPAEAWPRLSVIIAAHNEAAQIQTRIRNLIEQDYPAAKLEIIVSEDGSSDDTAAQARAAADGSPVPVRVLSEPQRGGKAAALNRAAAVAHGEVLVFTDANNMFAPQALRHLAAPFADSRVGAVTGPKTVAENCGVGGGEGVYWRYEGWLVRQESASGGAAAAYGEGLALRRELFRPVPTNHLTNDDLFLAMAVLAQKWRLVAAPDARSWELGAADAGSEWERRRRMAGGHWEALVAARREVGHMRAADAFRVCFHEVLRQASAVWLVLALAGAVLVWLAPPAAGSVRALAGLVLAGWGWVAAVGLLRRWGVRLGRGEAPYFFCLALAAAAVGAWRNWRHSESKYWRKAGRAQAGASAAGRRALPAQGGILNGLFWASSSFLLGKLFSFGSIVVLARLLVPKAFGEVAIAISIIGVLEVLGTLGLTSALVFEEQAVDAAANLCFWITIGTSCLTMAAAWWLAPLLAAFFHEPVLRLMLRALTIYLPITALGSTHDFLLRRRLSFRTKLLPDLGQSSVKGIAAISMALVGFGAWSLIWGQVLGAVAATAILWMVVRWRPHRGLDRVVFWRMVHFAKHIYFLDGSSLLLLNLDTFTIGRMLTDTLVGYYTLAFRLPDVVLVSVLNVIARVTFPGFSRLQNDLPRLRRTLLDTARYTALLTLPMAAGMGMLAPAVVLVLYGRHWGPAVAVVEVLALWGGIRCLMHPFGDGYKAIGRPDVLTRTTVLWWIVLPPSLILGAHWGGIVGVAWGHVVTRTAMSLLHVYLVAKYLKISPAALLRCFAPAFESSAIMAAALWVARPLVGGWGPRLELAAMVPFGAVVYGAAVLLLHPQIARAALARVRRRSIPATAAASATELTA, from the coding sequence ATGACGGGCATGGGGTTGCTTGGAGCCACCCTACTGCTACTGGGACTGGCGGCGCTGGCCATGATCTGGCTCGGCTATCCGCTGCTGATTGCGGCAGGGGCGCGCTGGCGGCCGTGGCGCTGGCGCCTGACGCCGCTCGAGGCTCCGGCCGAGGCCTGGCCGCGGCTGAGCGTGATCATCGCCGCGCACAACGAAGCGGCGCAGATTCAGACCCGCATCCGGAACCTGATCGAACAGGACTACCCGGCGGCGAAGCTGGAAATCATTGTGAGCGAGGATGGCTCCAGCGATGACACCGCCGCGCAGGCCCGGGCGGCAGCCGATGGCTCTCCGGTGCCGGTGCGGGTACTGAGCGAACCGCAACGGGGAGGCAAGGCGGCGGCGCTGAACCGTGCCGCTGCCGTGGCCCACGGCGAGGTGCTGGTCTTCACCGACGCGAACAATATGTTTGCCCCGCAGGCGCTGCGGCACCTGGCAGCACCGTTTGCCGACAGCCGCGTCGGGGCGGTGACGGGCCCCAAAACGGTAGCTGAAAACTGCGGCGTGGGCGGCGGCGAGGGAGTGTACTGGCGCTACGAAGGCTGGCTCGTCCGCCAGGAATCGGCCAGCGGCGGGGCGGCGGCAGCCTATGGGGAAGGGCTGGCGCTGCGCCGGGAGCTGTTCCGGCCGGTTCCGACGAACCACTTGACCAATGACGATCTGTTCCTGGCGATGGCGGTGTTGGCGCAGAAGTGGCGCCTGGTGGCGGCGCCGGACGCGCGCTCCTGGGAATTGGGCGCGGCCGATGCCGGTTCGGAATGGGAACGGCGGCGGCGCATGGCGGGTGGTCACTGGGAGGCGCTGGTGGCGGCAAGGCGTGAAGTGGGACACATGCGGGCGGCCGACGCCTTCCGGGTCTGCTTTCACGAGGTGCTGCGGCAGGCGTCCGCGGTCTGGCTGGTGCTGGCGCTGGCCGGGGCCGTGCTGGTGTGGCTGGCGCCGCCGGCGGCTGGGAGCGTGCGGGCACTGGCCGGGTTGGTGCTGGCGGGCTGGGGCTGGGTAGCGGCGGTGGGGCTGCTGCGCCGCTGGGGCGTGCGGCTGGGGCGCGGCGAGGCGCCCTACTTTTTTTGCCTGGCGCTGGCGGCGGCCGCCGTAGGCGCCTGGCGCAACTGGCGGCATAGCGAGTCGAAATACTGGCGCAAAGCGGGGCGGGCGCAGGCTGGGGCGTCAGCCGCCGGGCGGCGGGCGCTGCCTGCCCAGGGTGGTATCCTCAACGGCCTGTTCTGGGCCTCGAGTTCATTCCTGCTGGGCAAGTTGTTTTCCTTTGGCTCCATCGTCGTGCTGGCACGACTGCTCGTGCCCAAGGCGTTCGGCGAAGTCGCGATTGCGATCTCGATTATCGGGGTACTAGAAGTTCTGGGCACACTCGGCCTGACCAGTGCGCTGGTGTTTGAAGAGCAGGCTGTCGATGCCGCGGCCAATCTCTGCTTTTGGATCACGATTGGCACCTCATGCCTCACCATGGCCGCCGCCTGGTGGCTGGCCCCGCTGCTGGCGGCATTTTTCCATGAGCCGGTGCTGCGGCTGATGCTGCGTGCCCTGACGATCTATTTGCCCATCACGGCGCTGGGCAGTACGCACGATTTTCTGTTACGCCGCCGGCTTTCGTTTCGCACCAAGCTGCTGCCGGATTTGGGGCAGTCTTCCGTCAAGGGCATAGCAGCGATTTCCATGGCGCTCGTGGGCTTCGGCGCCTGGAGCCTGATCTGGGGACAAGTGCTGGGCGCGGTTGCGGCCACGGCGATTCTGTGGATGGTGGTGCGCTGGCGGCCTCACCGCGGCCTGGACCGCGTGGTGTTTTGGCGCATGGTGCACTTCGCCAAGCACATCTATTTCCTCGATGGTTCCAGCCTGCTGCTGCTCAATCTGGATACCTTCACCATTGGGCGCATGCTCACCGATACCCTGGTGGGCTATTACACGCTGGCCTTCCGGCTGCCGGACGTGGTATTGGTCAGCGTTCTGAACGTGATCGCGCGGGTGACGTTTCCCGGCTTCAGCCGCCTGCAGAACGATCTGCCGCGCCTGCGGCGCACGCTGCTCGACACGGCACGCTACACCGCGCTGCTCACCTTGCCGATGGCGGCAGGGATGGGGATGCTGGCGCCGGCGGTGGTGCTGGTCCTGTACGGCAGGCATTGGGGTCCCGCAGTGGCGGTGGTCGAAGTGCTGGCGTTATGGGGCGGGATCCGCTGCCTGATGCACCCGTTCGGCGACGGCTATAAGGCCATCGGGCGGCCGGATGTGCTTACCCGCACTACCGTCCTCTGGTGGATCGTGCTGCCGCCGTCGCTCATCCTGGGCGCGCACTGGGGCGGCATCGTCGGGGTGGCGTGGGGACACGTGGTAACACGGACCGCCATGTCGCTGCTGCACGTCTATCTGGTAGCCAAGTATCTGAAGATTTCGCCGGCGGCGCTGCTGCGCTGTTTTGCGCCGGCCTTTGAGAGCAGCGCCATCATGGCGGCGGCGCTGTGGGTCGCACGGCCGCTGGTGGGCGGCTGGGGACCGCGCCTGGAATTGGCCGCCATGGTGCCCTTCGGCGCCGTCGTCTATGGCGCCGCAGTGCTGCTGTTGCATCCGCAGATCGCGCGGGCCGCACTCGCGCGGGTCCGGCGCCGGAGTATCCCGGCCACGGCGGCAGCTTCGGCAACGGAGCTGACGGCGTGA